From Candidatus Babeliales bacterium:
TTTGGATCTTTACTCACTAAAAGTTGCACAACACGAGGATCAAAATCTTCATGCTCACTAAGTTTAAAAAGATAAGCAGCATGAAGTGGATTTCTGCCATTGGTTAAAGTTTTATCAGTTACTGACAATCCTTTTTCTATTAAATTTTTTACAGCATGAGCATTTCCAACTTCTGCTGCTACATGCAACAATGAATACTGCTCTTCATTTTTGGCTTGTAATTTTGCTGGAGATATTCTATTTAAAAAGTAATCAAAAAAAGATTTATTGTGAACTACTACGGCAGCTTTTGTAAAAGCGTATTCATTTTCTTCTACAACCTTAGAATCAAATGTCGAAATAATAGTTGTGTCATCACCAGAAAGTGCACTTAAAAAACGTTCTTCTTGTTCACCAGTTAAACCTTTAAATTGTATAGCGTCTTGCGTTGCAATCGCTGATGACTGCGCAGGCGCAGATGAAAATATCGAACTTCCTGCAAGCAGGAAAAACCATATATTTGAATATGAAAATATTTTTTTCATCATAGAGCTTTCGTGAGTATGTAATTTAATATTTTAAAACAGAATTTTTTAAAATTTATTGTATTGTGCAACTAGTGGCTTTACTAAGTAACGTTATAAGATCAGGATCTGTATATCTATTATTCATTGCTATATCTAATGGTCTACCGTCACAAGCTCTAATTTCTGAATTTGCACCAGCAGCAAGCAATATCCTTACTATCTCAAAAGAATTTCTGCGAACAGCTGTTTCAAAAGAATTTTCGCGAACAGCCGTATGTAAAGAAGTAGAACCTTTGTTAGTTTGAATATTTAAATCTGCATGAGCAGCAACTAATTCTCTGACAGTTTCAACATGTCCGTTCTGGGCAGCCATATGTAAAGGAGTAAAGCCGCTTGCATCTGCAGCATTTAAATTTGCACGAGCAGTAAGTAATGCTCTGACTATTTCAACATTTCCTTTCTCTGCAGCAACATGTAAATGAGTAAAACCGTTTGCGTCTGTAGCATTTAAATCTGCATGAGCAGCAAGTAATGCTCTGAGTACTTCGGCATGCCCATTCTGAGCAGCTATTTTTAAAGGAGTACAGCCACAGTTAGCTTGAACATTTGGGTTTACACCATTTTCAATAAGTAACGCAACAATCGAAGCGCTGCTACCTTTTGCTGCAGCAGCAAATAAAAATTCATTTAAACGCTCAGAGCTAAAGTGATAGTTTCTTTGTGAGGTTCCGTTTGAATCTAGATCGTATGCGAATCTCGACATTAATTTTAAAATGGTCTCTTTGTCAAAGTGAGCATACGAATCACCAAAGTGTCTCAATAAAATTTCAGCTATGACGGCATTTCCAGTTAAAATTGCATAATCTAAGGCTATATAATCATTGTCATCTTTGATATCTGGATTAGCTCTTTGCGCTAGTAATTCTTTAAGCATATCAGGATTATCTCCCAAAACAGCCCAGTGTAATGCTGTTCTTCCAGTGCCGTCTCGTTCATTTACAAGACTAGGATTTTTATCAACTAAAAGTTGCACCACTGCAGGATCAAAAGACTCACAAAGAGCACTACATTGATAAGCAGCATGAAGTGGACTTTTGCCCGTGGTTAGAGTTTTATCAGTTACCGATAGTCCTTTTTCTATTAAATTTTTTACAGCATGAGCATTTCCAACTTCTGCTGCTACATGCAACAATGAATACTGCTCGTCATCTTTAGCTTGTAATTTTGTTGGAGATAACCTGTTTAAAAAATAATCAAAAAAAGATTTATTGTGAACTACTACAGCAGCTTTTGTAAAGGCATATTCATTTTCCTCTACAACCTTAGAATCAAATGTCGAAATAATGGTTGTGTCGTCACCAGAAAGTGCACTTAAAAAACGTTCTTCTTGATCAGGAGTCAGGCCTTTAAATTGTATAGCGTCTTGCTTTACAATTGCTGATGACTGCGCAGGCGCAGATGAGTAGAGTAGGCTTCCTGCAAGCAGGAAAAAATATAAAGTTGAATATAAAAATATTTTTTTCATTATAGAGCTTTCATAAATAGATAATTTAATATTTTAAAACAGAATTTTTTGGCTTAGATATGATCTTTTTCCATATTTTCATTATAACTTTTTAGTTATTTAAAACAACTTACAAAATTAATGTAAAATTTGAAAAAGATGGCTTTGCTATAGCTTTTTTAGCACTTTCTCTCTCTACCAATCTTACTTTTAGATGAGCAAGGACATCGTTTTGTAAAGATAGATCAATGACAATTTTATGACAACCGAAATAAAGCAGAGCTGACAGCAACAGCCTGAACAGCTCGAAGCGTAGTTTGCGTCAATGCGCAGGTATCAAAGCCATGATCACGCAAGATGTCCAATTCCTCAAAGGTCAAGCCACCTTCAGGACCAACAGATAAAACAACACTTTTACCTGCAGTTTTTTTATGAATCTCAAAAAATGATTTCCCAGAGGCGTCAAATACAATTTTATCGATTTCATGATTAATTGAACCAACGGCATCTTTAATATTTTTAGGATCTTGTAAAACAGGGAAGCTGTAGTTTTTTGATTGTTCTGCTGCAGCAACTACAATGCCGCGTAACCGATCAAGTTC
This genomic window contains:
- a CDS encoding ankyrin repeat domain-containing protein, with protein sequence MKKIFLYSTLYFFLLAGSLLYSSAPAQSSAIVKQDAIQFKGLTPDQEERFLSALSGDDTTIISTFDSKVVEENEYAFTKAAVVVHNKSFFDYFLNRLSPTKLQAKDDEQYSLLHVAAEVGNAHAVKNLIEKGLSVTDKTLTTGKSPLHAAYQCSALCESFDPAVVQLLVDKNPSLVNERDGTGRTALHWAVLGDNPDMLKELLAQRANPDIKDDNDYIALDYAILTGNAVIAEILLRHFGDSYAHFDKETILKLMSRFAYDLDSNGTSQRNYHFSSERLNEFLFAAAAKGSSASIVALLIENGVNPNVQANCGCTPLKIAAQNGHAEVLRALLAAHADLNATDANGFTHLHVAAEKGNVEIVRALLTARANLNAADASGFTPLHMAAQNGHVETVRELVAAHADLNIQTNKGSTSLHTAVRENSFETAVRRNSFEIVRILLAAGANSEIRACDGRPLDIAMNNRYTDPDLITLLSKATSCTIQ